A stretch of Aerococcaceae bacterium zg-252 DNA encodes these proteins:
- a CDS encoding Ig-like domain-containing protein, producing MRKSSKSFFDKRNHFSIRKLTIGTCSVVIGSFLLGAGNVHAEEAAPIGSEIGAEQPADDTDEVDIEDSDNSSVMDNDNFNAGVVQPSDNVQPASGAEEVGIEDDDDNAEIAETEHNTTIADEAHTDGEVHLSEGSQPKRTAEEHDAIPTESFKDTVAVEVPKFEGVTNTEAEDVQLNLIAKGQRETSFNRNWRISSGDVTGGEDVDLDVSSWRLIDLPNDFSIEKEPSTRYEAESGFYPGGVQWYRKNFVLTDEYLDKELSLSFDGSYMVTEVYVNGQKIGDHKNGYSPFNMNLTEYLHKDGKTENKIAIKVTNEIPSSRWYSGSGIFRDVNLVVTDKVHVSHNGVTITSPDLKEQATSDVTVNVKTNVSNNTDSDQLVSVVNELINASGETVATSTAKIVTLAAKTKQDVMSDLMVHTPTLWSIENPYLYKVKTLISVGDEVKDTYESTYGFRYFDYDRSHGFSLNGKNIKLKGVNQHHDNGALGAVANKDAIKRQLEILKEMGANAIRTSHNPTSRALLDEANRQGFLIMEEAFDGWDLYKNGNTKDFARFFNTRLGEQNAKTLANATADMTWAEYSLKSMINRGKNDPSIIMWSLGNEITEGASGNASHFGQLAKQLIQWVKETDSTRLVTIGNNRIGELDAVNQAIIDAGGVVGFNYKDASTIRNQLIRHQDWKVYSSETTSAIHSRGEYGTINRNHSTLQLSEYDNNYAKVGWGASASQAWKWVVENDWNGGIFVWTGFDYIGEPTPWNKVSPGAASDQGVAPNSSYFGIIDTAGFPKDTYWLYRSMWKEDDYTLSLMSTWNNDEIAKQNGKVQVDVFTNAHRVELYLNDQKIGDATATKRATPAGHVYNRFASGKPYPTFMVDWQEGTLSVRGFDEDGHEITAEAKGRKSVSTSHEAVALRTTTKHSEIKADGTSLSYIEVDVVDQNGNIVTGSDKNIKFDISGPGRIVGVDNGNPADYSSYKADNRNAFHGKALVIVQADREPGTISVTATAEGLTAATQEIAVTRVASDQTSFAESVNIVKNYTLTRGQALDLPSEVTLTMNNGEKQTTPITWTSLSEEQLNKPGTYEVSGTIEGQTTPIVVKVTIINPIVAVENYAVTTTRGVVPKLPDVLPAYDSNVEKVMDVPITWNTESLDLSHDGDVVVEGKTTLFGKEVKVQAIITVNGETKQSENLARLAADMPTFKNGYRIGDTITELPASISDSLGRLNNGVKTNGTIEAERWTNWRLRNQSDIEEFYVEVDWQNSHTFANINLWHFTDNQFSRVPGDRNVRFEYWDEATSTWKEQEASNITQVSYLQGETPYGLLSPVTTNKLRIWMKQSAPGKSVGLTEIEVLSHVEERVKNSVAELASAKLEDEVIDFDESKTFTYTTDHDLKLDLKVKENGSATLVPVSDKEYKILVKSEDGSQSTVYRLVREVEEEPKGSVIVHYVNEAGVEIKPAYTALTDAAPGTRFTVEATEETKPTELTYNDKTYVFKVVSTSEIVGENTIVTTGNEEKVYFSPLDEGAVLEGTTHVIYVYAEKEVESNNPDENGAETTDGADTTEEHQGGETTPTQPSEGVETPTQPSEEVEIPTQPSEEVEPPTQPSEEVEPPTQPSEEVETPTQPSEEVETPTQPSEGVETPTQPSEGVETSTQPSEGVETPTQPSEEVETPTQPSEEVEKPTQPSEEVETPTQPSEEVEIPTQPSEEVETPTQPSEEVETPTQPSEEVEIPTQPSEEVETPTQPSEGVETPTQPSEEVETPTQPSEEVETPTQPSEEVEKPAQPSEEVETPTQPSEEVETPTQPSEEVEKPAQPSEEVETPTQPSEGVETPTQPSEGVETPTQPSEEVETPTQPSEEVEAPIINKDLLNSDKLEGFNKTDKGEDTTSVKPSEEDGTPIINKDLLNSDKLEGFNKTDKGEDTTSVKPSEEETPIINEDLLNSDKLEGFNKIDKGEDTTSVKPSEGVEAPIINKDLLNSDKLDKFNKTDKGEDTTSVKPSEEEAPIINKDLLNSDKLEGFNKTDKGEDTTLVKPGEEDGTPIINKDLLNSDKLDKLNKVDEVETSVINKDKLDKLVNHIESGESQTNKTELHVDAATNISVELTGEDVGRGMHLVVGRLQNNPLGDSLDSQLKGKEFDLYDIHFENAQGEVTQIKSEAVVTLPRDVAKEVSGVYYVATTGMAESLPYKLLDNTVRFKVSHFSYYAVVYGAQTEQNGTQSGTTTTGTASSTSATNTVTTGSTSTTNTGATGLISTTNTENSDTSNTMNSDNTGSSDVMNTGVPSSTNVIKPNNTDSSNTMSTENSTMTPEMSDSSSAMDTEKAEDTKVNTSREEQQQNMTTSTMNKMEMSSEHLPETGESDAYLIFGTAALSILVGLGLVTGKREDA from the coding sequence ATGAGAAAATCAAGTAAAAGTTTTTTTGATAAACGCAATCATTTTTCCATTCGAAAATTGACTATTGGGACTTGTTCGGTAGTTATCGGTTCGTTTTTATTAGGAGCAGGAAATGTTCATGCGGAAGAGGCAGCACCAATTGGTTCAGAAATTGGAGCTGAACAACCAGCTGATGATACAGACGAAGTTGACATTGAAGATAGCGATAATAGTTCGGTAATGGATAATGATAACTTCAATGCAGGAGTAGTACAGCCAAGTGACAATGTACAGCCGGCTAGTGGTGCAGAAGAAGTTGGTATTGAAGATGACGATGATAACGCTGAGATAGCTGAAACGGAGCACAACACTACTATAGCTGATGAGGCTCATACTGATGGTGAAGTGCATCTGTCTGAGGGAAGTCAACCAAAACGTACAGCAGAAGAACATGATGCGATTCCGACAGAAAGCTTTAAAGATACAGTTGCTGTTGAAGTGCCAAAATTTGAAGGCGTTACCAATACAGAGGCAGAAGATGTTCAATTAAACTTAATCGCTAAAGGGCAACGTGAGACAAGCTTTAATCGTAACTGGCGTATTTCAAGTGGTGATGTTACTGGTGGTGAAGATGTTGATTTAGATGTTAGTAGTTGGCGATTAATTGATTTACCAAATGATTTTTCAATTGAAAAAGAACCGTCTACACGTTATGAAGCTGAAAGTGGATTTTATCCTGGAGGAGTACAGTGGTATCGTAAAAACTTTGTCTTGACAGATGAGTATTTAGATAAAGAGTTATCACTTTCATTTGACGGCTCTTATATGGTAACTGAAGTGTATGTCAATGGACAAAAAATTGGTGACCATAAAAATGGTTATTCGCCATTTAATATGAATTTAACAGAATACTTGCACAAAGACGGTAAGACTGAAAATAAAATCGCTATTAAAGTTACGAATGAAATACCAAGTAGTCGTTGGTATTCTGGTAGTGGGATTTTCCGTGATGTTAATTTAGTGGTGACGGATAAAGTCCACGTTTCACACAATGGTGTAACGATTACATCACCAGATTTGAAAGAACAAGCAACATCTGATGTAACGGTCAATGTTAAAACGAATGTGTCCAATAATACGGATAGCGACCAATTGGTATCAGTTGTCAATGAATTAATTAATGCGTCCGGGGAAACAGTCGCAACAAGTACGGCTAAAATCGTGACATTAGCAGCGAAAACAAAGCAAGATGTGATGAGCGATTTAATGGTTCATACCCCTACTTTATGGTCTATTGAGAATCCATATTTGTACAAAGTGAAAACGCTTATTTCTGTAGGTGACGAAGTAAAAGACACGTATGAGTCAACTTATGGTTTCCGTTACTTTGATTATGACCGTAGTCATGGTTTCTCATTAAACGGGAAAAATATTAAATTAAAAGGTGTCAATCAGCATCATGATAATGGGGCGTTAGGGGCAGTTGCTAATAAAGATGCGATTAAACGGCAATTAGAAATCTTAAAAGAAATGGGAGCTAATGCTATTCGTACGTCACATAATCCAACGTCACGAGCTTTATTAGATGAAGCGAATCGTCAAGGATTTTTAATTATGGAAGAAGCATTTGACGGTTGGGATTTATATAAAAATGGAAATACAAAAGATTTTGCTAGATTCTTTAATACAAGACTAGGTGAACAAAATGCTAAAACATTAGCGAATGCAACAGCTGATATGACATGGGCAGAATATTCACTAAAATCGATGATTAATCGTGGTAAAAATGACCCGTCCATTATCATGTGGTCATTAGGTAATGAAATAACAGAGGGAGCATCTGGAAATGCTTCTCACTTTGGACAATTAGCCAAACAATTAATTCAATGGGTAAAAGAAACAGATTCTACAAGATTAGTGACTATCGGTAATAATCGAATTGGAGAATTGGATGCGGTCAATCAAGCAATCATTGATGCAGGTGGGGTTGTTGGATTTAACTATAAAGATGCAAGTACAATAAGAAATCAATTGATTCGGCACCAAGATTGGAAAGTTTATTCATCTGAAACAACGAGTGCTATTCACAGTCGTGGAGAGTATGGCACAATAAATCGTAATCATTCAACATTACAATTATCAGAATATGATAATAATTATGCCAAAGTTGGATGGGGAGCATCAGCTAGTCAAGCGTGGAAATGGGTCGTAGAGAACGATTGGAATGGTGGTATATTCGTTTGGACTGGTTTTGATTATATCGGTGAGCCAACACCATGGAATAAAGTAAGTCCAGGTGCTGCATCTGACCAAGGCGTTGCACCAAATTCAAGTTATTTTGGTATTATCGATACTGCTGGTTTCCCGAAAGATACTTATTGGTTATATCGAAGCATGTGGAAAGAAGATGACTATACTTTAAGCTTAATGTCCACGTGGAATAATGATGAAATTGCTAAACAAAATGGTAAAGTTCAAGTTGATGTATTTACTAATGCACATCGTGTAGAGCTTTATTTGAATGATCAAAAAATAGGTGATGCGACTGCTACGAAACGTGCGACACCTGCTGGGCATGTTTATAATCGTTTTGCATCAGGTAAACCATACCCAACCTTTATGGTAGACTGGCAAGAAGGCACCTTGAGTGTCCGTGGATTTGATGAAGATGGTCATGAAATTACTGCTGAGGCTAAAGGTAGAAAATCTGTCTCTACTTCACATGAAGCTGTTGCTTTAAGAACAACGACTAAACATAGTGAAATTAAAGCAGACGGTACTTCTTTATCATATATTGAAGTTGATGTTGTTGACCAAAATGGTAACATTGTCACAGGTAGTGATAAGAATATTAAATTTGATATTAGTGGCCCTGGTAGAATTGTTGGGGTAGATAATGGAAACCCGGCTGATTACAGTTCATATAAAGCCGATAATCGTAATGCTTTCCATGGTAAAGCATTAGTCATTGTTCAAGCAGATCGTGAACCAGGTACAATCTCTGTAACAGCAACTGCTGAGGGATTAACCGCTGCAACACAAGAAATTGCTGTAACACGTGTTGCATCAGATCAAACATCATTCGCTGAAAGCGTTAATATTGTTAAAAATTATACGTTAACACGTGGACAAGCCTTAGATTTACCGAGTGAAGTGACGCTCACAATGAATAATGGTGAGAAACAAACAACTCCAATTACATGGACATCACTTTCTGAAGAGCAATTAAATAAGCCAGGTACTTATGAAGTTTCAGGTACTATTGAGGGTCAAACAACACCAATTGTTGTGAAAGTAACAATTATTAATCCAATTGTAGCAGTTGAAAATTACGCTGTTACAACTACTCGTGGTGTCGTGCCAAAATTACCAGATGTTTTACCTGCTTATGATAGTAATGTTGAAAAAGTCATGGATGTACCGATTACGTGGAATACAGAGTCACTAGACCTAAGTCATGACGGCGATGTTGTTGTAGAAGGTAAAACAACATTATTCGGTAAAGAAGTGAAAGTTCAAGCGATTATTACTGTCAATGGTGAAACGAAACAATCAGAGAATTTAGCACGTTTAGCTGCTGATATGCCAACATTTAAAAATGGTTATCGCATTGGTGATACTATCACCGAGCTTCCTGCATCAATAAGTGATAGTTTAGGTCGCTTAAATAACGGAGTTAAAACGAATGGAACTATTGAAGCAGAACGTTGGACAAATTGGAGATTGCGTAATCAAAGTGATATAGAAGAATTCTACGTAGAAGTGGATTGGCAAAATAGCCATACATTTGCAAATATTAATTTATGGCATTTTACTGATAATCAGTTTAGTCGTGTTCCAGGAGACCGTAATGTTCGCTTTGAATATTGGGATGAAGCAACTTCTACTTGGAAAGAGCAAGAAGCTTCGAATATTACGCAAGTAAGTTACCTACAAGGAGAAACACCTTATGGTTTGCTTTCTCCAGTGACGACTAATAAATTACGTATTTGGATGAAACAATCAGCTCCAGGAAAATCTGTTGGATTGACTGAAATAGAAGTGCTAAGTCATGTGGAAGAAAGAGTTAAAAATAGTGTTGCTGAATTAGCATCAGCAAAATTAGAAGATGAAGTCATTGATTTTGATGAAAGCAAAACTTTTACATACACAACAGATCATGATTTAAAACTTGATTTGAAAGTAAAAGAAAATGGTTCAGCTACTTTAGTTCCGGTTTCTGATAAAGAATATAAAATTCTTGTCAAATCTGAAGATGGTAGTCAATCAACTGTTTATCGATTAGTAAGAGAAGTTGAGGAAGAACCAAAAGGTTCAGTCATTGTCCATTATGTCAATGAAGCAGGTGTAGAAATTAAACCAGCGTACACAGCATTAACAGATGCTGCACCAGGAACTCGTTTCACTGTTGAAGCAACAGAAGAAACAAAACCAACCGAGCTTACATATAATGATAAAACGTATGTATTTAAAGTTGTTTCAACATCAGAAATAGTTGGCGAAAATACAATCGTAACGACAGGAAATGAAGAAAAAGTCTACTTCTCACCATTAGATGAGGGAGCAGTGTTAGAGGGAACAACACATGTTATCTATGTTTATGCAGAAAAAGAAGTAGAGTCAAATAATCCAGATGAAAATGGAGCTGAAACCACAGACGGGGCAGATACAACGGAGGAGCATCAAGGAGGAGAAACAACGCCAACACAACCGAGTGAAGGAGTAGAAACCCCAACGCAACCAAGCGAAGAAGTGGAAATACCAACACAACCGAGTGAAGAGGTGGAACCTCCAACACAACCAAGTGAAGAAGTAGAACCTCCAACACAACCAAGCGAAGAAGTGGAAACCCCAACACAACCGAGTGAAGAGGTGGAAACTCCAACACAACCGAGTGAAGGAGTAGAAACCCCAACACAACCGAGTGAAGGAGTAGAAACCTCAACACAACCAAGTGAAGGAGTAGAAACCCCAACACAACCAAGTGAAGAAGTAGAAACTCCAACACAACCAAGCGAAGAAGTGGAAAAACCAACACAACCGAGTGAAGAGGTGGAAACTCCAACACAACCAAGCGAAGAGGTGGAAATCCCAACACAACCGAGTGAAGAAGTAGAAACTCCAACGCAACCGAGCGAAGAGGTGGAAACTCCAACACAACCAAGTGAAGAAGTGGAAATCCCAACACAACCGAGTGAAGAGGTGGAAACTCCAACACAACCGAGTGAAGGAGTAGAAACCCCAACGCAACCGAGCGAAGAGGTGGAAACTCCAACACAACCAAGTGAAGAAGTAGAAACTCCAACACAACCAAGCGAAGAAGTGGAAAAACCAGCACAACCAAGCGAAGAGGTGGAAACTCCAACACAACCGAGTGAAGAAGTAGAAACTCCAACACAACCAAGCGAAGAAGTGGAAAAACCAGCACAACCGAGCGAAGAAGTGGAAACTCCAACACAACCGAGTGAAGGAGTAGAAACTCCAACACAACCAAGTGAAGGAGTAGAAACCCCAACACAACCAAGTGAAGAGGTGGAAACTCCAACGCAACCGAGTGAAGAAGTGGAAGCACCGATTATCAATAAAGACTTATTGAATTCAGATAAATTAGAAGGATTTAATAAAACAGACAAAGGTGAAGATACAACTTCAGTAAAACCAAGTGAAGAAGACGGAACACCGATTATCAATAAAGATTTATTGAATTCAGACAAATTAGAAGGATTTAATAAAACAGACAAAGGTGAAGATACAACTTCAGTAAAACCAAGTGAAGAAGAAACACCGATTATCAATGAAGACCTATTGAATTCAGATAAATTAGAAGGATTTAATAAAATAGACAAAGGTGAAGATACAACTTCAGTAAAACCAAGTGAAGGAGTAGAAGCACCGATTATCAATAAAGATTTATTGAATTCAGACAAATTAGATAAATTCAATAAAACAGACAAAGGTGAAGATACAACTTCAGTAAAACCAAGTGAAGAAGAAGCACCGATTATCAATAAAGACTTATTGAATTCAGATAAATTAGAAGGATTTAATAAAACAGACAAAGGTGAAGATACAACTTTAGTCAAACCAGGTGAAGAAGATGGAACACCAATCATCAACAAAGACTTATTAAATTCAGATAAACTAGATAAATTAAATAAAGTAGATGAAGTAGAAACATCGGTAATTAATAAAGATAAGTTAGACAAACTTGTAAATCACATTGAAAGTGGCGAAAGTCAAACGAATAAGACAGAACTACATGTTGACGCTGCCACAAATATCAGTGTTGAATTAACAGGTGAAGATGTTGGTCGAGGAATGCACCTAGTTGTTGGACGTTTACAAAATAATCCATTAGGTGATTCGCTGGATTCACAATTAAAAGGCAAAGAATTTGATTTGTACGATATTCACTTTGAAAATGCTCAGGGTGAAGTGACACAAATTAAATCTGAAGCTGTGGTCACTCTTCCAAGAGATGTAGCTAAAGAAGTTTCTGGAGTATACTATGTCGCAACCACTGGTATGGCAGAGAGTTTACCGTATAAATTACTTGATAATACAGTTCGTTTTAAAGTAAGTCATTTCAGTTACTATGCTGTAGTATATGGTGCTCAAACTGAGCAAAATGGAACACAGTCAGGTACAACGACTACAGGAACTGCTAGTTCAACAAGTGCAACAAACACAGTAACTACTGGTTCAACAAGTACAACAAATACAGGAGCTACTGGTTTAATAAGTACAACGAACACAGAAAACTCTGACACATCAAACACAATGAACTCAGACAATACAGGTTCATCTGATGTGATGAATACAGGGGTTCCAAGTTCAACAAACGTAATTAAACCAAACAATACTGATTCATCAAATACAATGAGTACAGAAAATAGCACAATGACACCAGAAATGTCTGACTCATCAAGTGCAATGGATACAGAAAAAGCAGAAGATACTAAAGTAAATACTAGTCGTGAAGAACAACAACAAAATATGACAACTTCAACAATGAACAAAATGGAAATGTCATCAGAACATCTACCAGAGACTGGTGAAAGTGATGCTTACTTAATTTTTGGTACAGCAGCATTATCAATTTTAGTTGGATTAGGATTAGTTACCGGTAAACGAGAAGATGCCTAA
- a CDS encoding acetyl-CoA carboxylase carboxyl transferase subunit alpha (catalyzes the carboxylation of acetyl-CoA to malonyl-CoA; forms a tetramer composed of two alpha (AccA) and two beta (AccD) subunits; one of the two catalytic subunits that can form the acetyl CoA carboxylase enzyme together with a carrier protein; these proteins present a shorter N-terminus) yields the protein MDAYQIVQKARLTSRISTREIIGALCTEFIECHGDRLMKDDRAIIGGVGLMDGNPITIIGLQKGRNVKSNIRRNFGSAGPSGYRKAQRLMEQAEKFNRPVLTLINTAGAFCAPESEENGIGEAIAQTLRMMSRLSVPTLAIILGEGGSGGAIALALTDEVWMLEHSIYSILSPEGFASILWKDAKLAPQAAEVMKMTAKDLLELNVIDKIINEVDDAGLPIEQEVLLLELVAEIKQYFTDCSALSKEERMKKKYQRFRQF from the coding sequence ATGGACGCCTATCAAATTGTTCAAAAAGCAAGGTTAACTTCGAGAATTTCAACACGAGAAATTATTGGAGCTCTTTGTACAGAGTTCATTGAATGTCATGGTGACCGTTTGATGAAAGACGATCGTGCGATTATCGGTGGTGTTGGGCTAATGGACGGAAATCCGATAACCATTATCGGTTTGCAAAAAGGAAGGAATGTGAAATCCAATATTCGCCGGAATTTTGGTTCAGCTGGCCCATCGGGTTATCGTAAAGCACAACGATTAATGGAACAGGCAGAAAAGTTTAATCGACCAGTGCTCACACTCATTAATACGGCGGGGGCATTTTGTGCTCCGGAATCGGAAGAAAATGGTATTGGCGAAGCAATTGCACAAACCTTACGAATGATGAGCCGTTTGAGCGTTCCTACATTAGCGATTATTTTAGGTGAGGGTGGTAGTGGGGGTGCTATTGCATTAGCTTTGACAGATGAAGTATGGATGTTAGAGCATAGTATTTATTCAATACTTTCGCCTGAGGGATTTGCATCTATTTTATGGAAAGACGCTAAATTAGCTCCACAAGCTGCTGAAGTGATGAAGATGACGGCTAAGGATTTACTTGAATTAAATGTTATTGATAAAATAATAAATGAAGTTGATGATGCCGGGTTACCAATTGAACAAGAAGTATTATTGTTAGAATTAGTAGCCGAAATCAAACAATATTTTACTGATTGTTCGGCACTTTCAAAAGAAGAACGAATGAAGAAGAAGTATCAACGTTTTAGACAATTTTAA
- a CDS encoding acetyl-CoA carboxylase carboxyl transferase subunit beta translates to MKKNQVPDDFLTKCPHCNRGLVQSQIPADYQCYHCKKPLQFPARKRIEWFVDEDSFEEFLAELVTGNPLDFPNYEDKLHIAQQASGLNEAVIIGKATLNQIPFAIGVMDSRFMMASMGTIVGEKITHLFEYATANQLPIILFTASGGARMQEGILSLMQMAKISQAVEQHHQMGLFYTVVLTNPTTGGVTASFAMQGDMILSEPYATVGFAGKRVIEQTIKASLPEDFQSAEKVLEYGFIDSIVERPLQKQVLTLLLKIHQKVGE, encoded by the coding sequence ATGAAAAAAAATCAAGTGCCGGATGATTTTTTAACAAAATGTCCACATTGCAATAGAGGTTTAGTTCAGTCGCAAATACCAGCTGATTATCAGTGCTATCATTGTAAAAAGCCACTTCAATTTCCGGCAAGAAAACGAATTGAATGGTTTGTAGATGAAGACAGCTTTGAAGAATTTCTTGCTGAATTAGTAACAGGTAATCCTTTGGATTTTCCGAATTATGAGGATAAACTTCATATTGCTCAACAGGCTAGTGGTTTAAATGAGGCGGTCATTATTGGAAAAGCAACCTTAAATCAGATTCCATTTGCGATTGGTGTCATGGATAGTCGTTTTATGATGGCGAGTATGGGAACGATTGTGGGTGAGAAGATTACGCATTTATTTGAGTATGCGACAGCCAATCAATTGCCAATTATCTTATTTACAGCGTCTGGTGGCGCTCGAATGCAAGAGGGGATTTTGTCTTTGATGCAAATGGCTAAAATTTCGCAAGCAGTGGAACAACATCATCAAATGGGATTGTTTTATACTGTCGTTTTAACTAATCCGACAACTGGTGGGGTGACAGCAAGTTTTGCTATGCAAGGAGATATGATTTTGTCAGAGCCATACGCAACTGTGGGATTTGCTGGCAAGCGTGTTATTGAACAAACGATTAAGGCGAGTTTGCCTGAAGATTTTCAATCGGCCGAAAAAGTATTAGAATATGGATTTATTGATAGTATTGTGGAACGCCCGCTACAAAAGCAAGTGTTAACTTTATTATTAAAAATTCATCAAAAGGTAGGTGAATAG
- the accC gene encoding acetyl-CoA carboxylase biotin carboxylase subunit translates to MFTKVLVANRGEIAIRIIRALREMGILSVAIYSTADEQAMHTQLADEAICIGPAKGLDSYQNPMAVLSAAIVTGCDAIHPGYGFLSERSDFVAMCEEVGMTFIGPNSDIIESMGNKQNARDTMRDAGVPITPGSAGLVHSLDEAKLIAERIGFPLMIKAADGGGGKGMRRVESADQFEMLFEQAQIETLNVYGNQDLYIEKIIYPARHIEVQLLGDSHGNIIHLGERDCSLQRNNQKVIEIAPALSLSPEVREALCQTAVKAAQAIGYTNAGTIEFLVDEAQNFYFMEMNTRLQVEHPITEMVTGVDIVKEQIRIAMGLPLQYQQSDISLNGLAIECRLNAEDVRANFRPSSGYIERMILPAGNNVRIESGVYPHYLLPPFYDSMIAKVIVHHQQVEEAFKIMDRALVEVVVEGLTTNIDLLQALIDDENVRANQFHTKWLEEEFLQNFRARTEEV, encoded by the coding sequence ATGTTTACAAAAGTATTAGTCGCCAATCGTGGCGAAATTGCGATTCGGATTATTCGAGCATTAAGAGAAATGGGGATTTTGTCGGTCGCAATTTATAGTACTGCTGATGAGCAGGCAATGCATACACAATTAGCAGATGAAGCGATTTGTATTGGACCAGCAAAAGGGTTAGATAGCTATCAAAATCCAATGGCTGTATTATCGGCTGCAATCGTTACTGGTTGCGATGCCATTCACCCAGGATATGGCTTTTTATCTGAACGTAGTGATTTTGTGGCAATGTGCGAAGAAGTGGGAATGACATTTATTGGGCCGAATAGTGATATTATCGAATCCATGGGGAATAAGCAAAATGCACGAGATACGATGCGTGATGCTGGTGTACCGATTACTCCAGGTAGTGCGGGCTTAGTGCATTCGTTAGATGAGGCGAAACTTATTGCTGAACGGATTGGTTTTCCTTTAATGATTAAAGCTGCTGACGGTGGTGGTGGTAAAGGAATGCGGCGTGTAGAATCAGCTGACCAATTTGAAATGTTATTCGAGCAAGCACAGATTGAAACACTAAATGTTTATGGCAATCAAGATTTATATATTGAAAAAATCATTTATCCGGCACGCCATATTGAAGTGCAGTTATTGGGCGATTCACATGGTAATATCATTCACTTAGGTGAACGTGATTGTTCATTGCAACGGAATAATCAAAAAGTAATTGAAATAGCACCAGCCTTATCACTTTCTCCGGAAGTGCGAGAGGCATTATGCCAAACAGCCGTTAAAGCAGCGCAAGCGATTGGCTATACTAATGCTGGGACGATTGAATTTTTAGTCGATGAGGCACAAAATTTTTATTTCATGGAAATGAATACTCGATTACAAGTGGAGCATCCTATTACTGAAATGGTCACAGGTGTCGATATTGTGAAAGAACAAATTCGGATTGCTATGGGCTTGCCACTTCAATATCAACAATCCGATATTTCATTGAACGGATTAGCCATTGAATGTCGTTTGAATGCTGAAGATGTAAGAGCAAACTTTAGACCGTCTAGTGGCTATATTGAGCGTATGATTTTACCAGCAGGCAATAATGTTCGCATTGAATCAGGTGTGTATCCACATTATTTATTGCCACCTTTTTATGATTCGATGATTGCTAAAGTGATTGTACATCATCAACAGGTTGAAGAAGCATTTAAAATTATGGATAGAGCTTTAGTTGAAGTTGTTGTAGAGGGCTTGACGACTAATATTGATTTGTTACAAGCATTAATTGATGATGAAAATGTTCGTGCAAACCAATTTCATACGAAATGGTTAGAAGAAGAATTTTTACAGAATTTTAGAGCACGTACAGAGGAGGTGTAG
- the fabZ gene encoding 3-hydroxyacyl-ACP dehydratase FabZ — MTLLTAQQVMDIIPNRYPIFFIDGVDELIPGEKIVCRKNVTINEQFFQGHFPGEPVMPGVLICEALAQAGSIPLLQLPDFEGKTAYLGGLNKVKFRQKVVPGDVLRLQVDIVKLKKNAGIGFGQAFVGDKKVAEAEMTFIIGAK, encoded by the coding sequence ATGACTTTATTAACTGCACAACAAGTAATGGACATTATTCCGAATCGTTACCCAATTTTCTTTATTGACGGTGTAGATGAATTAATCCCAGGTGAGAAAATAGTTTGCCGTAAAAATGTGACGATTAATGAACAGTTTTTCCAAGGGCATTTTCCAGGTGAACCTGTTATGCCTGGTGTTCTCATCTGTGAAGCCTTAGCACAAGCTGGGTCAATTCCATTATTACAATTACCGGATTTTGAGGGAAAAACAGCCTATTTAGGTGGATTAAACAAAGTGAAATTCCGTCAAAAAGTCGTGCCAGGTGATGTTTTACGTTTACAAGTAGACATCGTTAAATTAAAGAAAAATGCAGGTATTGGTTTTGGTCAAGCCTTTGTAGGAGATAAAAAAGTGGCTGAGGCAGAGATGACTTTTATTATCGGAGCAAAATAA